One Deinococcus radiopugnans ATCC 19172 genomic region harbors:
- a CDS encoding diacylglycerol/lipid kinase family protein, which translates to MTAHPVPAVSPGSAQGAATLIFNAGAGGSSHSSPEALAEALHHAGYRPVYRATDGEADLRAALADVSGPVFVAGGDGTVRAAALHLAGRADVTLGIIPMGTANNVARTLGIAGDPQAVIAAYAGAQAAPFDLGRVTAPWGQDVFLEALGCGLFAEVMAAYDPQQGKSPLRAVGALGEVMRAFTPPPLTLTLDGVAQPPLDCLLLEVMNTPATGPRLPLCSGADPGDGLLNVVRVDARDGEGLLTYAAALAAGDFAQLPSVTSTPARCTEIPYCGQPFHVDGEVRPARPDTFGVVRVEVWAAALRVLVPAVEGG; encoded by the coding sequence ATGACGGCCCATCCGGTTCCGGCAGTTTCCCCTGGCTCTGCCCAGGGGGCGGCCACCCTGATCTTCAATGCCGGGGCCGGGGGCAGCAGCCACAGCAGCCCCGAGGCGCTGGCCGAGGCCCTGCACCACGCCGGCTACCGTCCGGTCTACCGCGCCACCGACGGCGAGGCCGACTTGCGCGCGGCCCTGGCCGATGTGTCCGGCCCGGTGTTCGTGGCGGGCGGCGACGGCACCGTGCGGGCGGCGGCGCTGCATCTGGCGGGGCGGGCGGACGTCACGCTGGGCATCATTCCCATGGGCACCGCCAACAACGTGGCCCGCACGCTGGGCATCGCCGGAGACCCGCAGGCGGTGATTGCCGCCTACGCCGGGGCGCAGGCCGCTCCCTTCGATCTGGGCCGCGTCACCGCTCCCTGGGGGCAGGACGTGTTTCTGGAGGCGCTGGGCTGCGGCCTGTTCGCCGAGGTCATGGCCGCCTACGATCCCCAGCAGGGCAAGAGTCCGCTGCGGGCGGTGGGCGCGCTGGGCGAGGTGATGCGGGCCTTCACGCCGCCGCCGCTGACCCTGACGCTGGACGGCGTGGCCCAGCCCCCGCTGGACTGCCTGCTGCTGGAGGTCATGAACACCCCCGCCACCGGCCCCCGCCTGCCGCTGTGCAGCGGGGCCGATCCCGGCGACGGCCTGCTGAACGTGGTGCGGGTGGACGCCAGGGACGGCGAGGGCCTGCTGACCTACGCGGCGGCGCTGGCGGCCGGGGACTTCGCGCAGCTGCCCAGCGTCACCAGCACCCCGGCCCGCTGCACCGAGATCCCGTACTGCGGCCAGCCCTTCCACGTGGACGGCGAGGTTCGCCCCGCCCGGCCGGACACGTTCGGCGTGGTGCGGGTGGAGGTCTGGGCGGCGGCCCTGCGGGTGCTGGTGCCTGCCGTAGAAGGAGGCTAG
- a CDS encoding class I SAM-dependent methyltransferase: MQRPPFTALAAVYDAIMADVEYDYWADFVLTYARDGGLTLEGAAALDLACGTGGFTRELAATGLRVTGLDVSEDMLREARTRLPGVEFVAGDLRTFTLPGRFDLVTCVFDSLNNLLSVEDLTAALTRAQAHLKPGGLLVFDVNTRLGVRELWEGDAIEGLAPLPGGGEVHYHWSHHHDAASDLGVVQAFCRVEEGGELREFVETHRERGYDPADLEGPLQHAGFARWEIVEYPDYAPPMPDVPRVWVFAWAAEEAGAET, encoded by the coding sequence ATGCAGCGCCCACCGTTCACCGCCCTCGCCGCCGTGTACGACGCGATCATGGCGGACGTGGAGTACGACTACTGGGCCGATTTCGTCCTGACCTACGCCCGCGATGGGGGCCTGACGCTGGAGGGGGCCGCGGCGTTGGATCTGGCCTGCGGCACCGGCGGCTTCACGCGCGAACTGGCGGCGACCGGCCTGCGGGTAACCGGCCTGGACGTCAGCGAGGACATGCTGCGCGAGGCCCGCACGCGGTTGCCGGGGGTGGAGTTTGTGGCGGGTGACCTGCGAACCTTCACGCTGCCGGGGCGCTTTGACCTGGTCACCTGCGTCTTCGACAGTCTGAACAATTTGCTCAGCGTGGAAGACCTGACGGCGGCCCTGACGCGGGCGCAGGCACACCTGAAGCCCGGCGGCCTGCTGGTCTTCGACGTGAACACCCGCCTGGGCGTGCGCGAGCTGTGGGAGGGCGACGCCATCGAGGGCCTGGCCCCACTGCCGGGCGGCGGCGAGGTGCATTACCACTGGTCCCACCACCATGACGCGGCCAGCGATCTGGGCGTGGTGCAGGCCTTTTGCCGCGTGGAGGAGGGCGGCGAGCTGCGCGAATTCGTGGAGACCCACCGCGAGCGCGGCTACGATCCCGCCGATCTGGAAGGGCCACTCCAGCACGCGGGATTCGCCCGCTGGGAAATCGTGGAATATCCCGATTACGCCCCGCCCATGCCCGACGTGCCGCGCGTGTGGGTCTTCGCGTGGGCAGCTGAAGAGGCTGGGGCAGAAACATGA
- a CDS encoding NAD(P)H-dependent glycerol-3-phosphate dehydrogenase, with protein sequence MSVLPVLGAGGWGTALAVGAARNGRDVTLWARRPELVTELERTRVNADYLPGVVLPEGLRFTADLGEAIRGADFALIVVPSVGVPPLLEQLPRELGVVLCAKGLAPDGGPLTGLARELGFARVAVLSGPNHAEEIGRGLPAATVVASADQPLALAVQSALMSPALRVYTSADEVGVELGGVLKNVMALAAGLVDGLELGDNAKAALITRGLREMRRYLLALGAQEDTVYGLSGLGDLVATATSRHSRNRAAGEAIARGQHPSPGGQVVEGLRTAGLLDAWATAHGHDLPIVRAVARVTSGEWAPGVGVASLMERDAKAEEHG encoded by the coding sequence ATGAGCGTCCTTCCGGTGCTGGGCGCGGGCGGCTGGGGCACGGCGCTGGCGGTGGGGGCGGCGCGCAACGGGCGGGACGTGACCCTGTGGGCGCGACGGCCCGAACTGGTGACCGAACTGGAACGCACCCGCGTGAACGCCGACTACCTGCCGGGCGTCGTGTTGCCGGAGGGGCTGCGTTTCACCGCTGATCTGGGCGAGGCCATCAGAGGCGCCGACTTCGCCCTGATCGTCGTGCCCAGCGTGGGCGTGCCGCCACTCCTCGAACAGCTTCCGCGTGAACTGGGCGTGGTGCTGTGCGCCAAGGGCCTCGCGCCGGACGGCGGGCCGTTGACGGGGCTGGCCCGCGAACTGGGGTTTGCGCGGGTGGCCGTCCTGAGCGGCCCCAACCACGCCGAGGAGATCGGGCGCGGCCTGCCCGCGGCCACGGTGGTGGCCAGCGCCGATCAACCCCTTGCCCTGGCCGTACAGTCGGCGCTGATGTCCCCGGCCCTGCGCGTGTACACCAGCGCCGACGAGGTGGGCGTGGAACTCGGCGGCGTCCTGAAAAACGTGATGGCGCTGGCCGCCGGACTGGTGGACGGCCTGGAACTGGGCGACAACGCCAAAGCCGCCCTCATCACCCGTGGCCTGCGCGAGATGCGCCGCTACCTGCTGGCCCTGGGCGCGCAGGAGGACACGGTGTACGGCCTGAGCGGGCTGGGCGATCTGGTCGCCACCGCCACCAGCCGTCACAGCCGCAACCGTGCGGCGGGCGAGGCCATCGCGCGCGGCCAGCACCCCTCGCCCGGCGGCCAGGTGGTGGAGGGCCTGCGGACAGCGGGCCTGCTGGACGCCTGGGCCACCGCCCACGGCCATGACCTGCCCATCGTGCGGGCGGTGGCGCGGGTGACCTCGGGAGAGTGGGCGCCTGGGGTGGGCGTCGCCAGCCTGATGGAGCGGGATGCCAAGGCGGAGGAACACGGCTAG
- a CDS encoding adenosylcobalamin-dependent ribonucleoside-diphosphate reductase, whose amino-acid sequence MTTLPAQPLTTFDDNAQHIARRQYLQPGDGDIGGMFRRIANWVAGAEVPEARLSWAQKYYDLMAGKKFCPGGRVLAGAGTQHGNVLNCFVQGATEHDPASFEGVMEVAKKLALVTKVGGGNGVNLDVYRPRAQGSRPDAGVRGWVYMSAAHPDVTDFTLGLMRPPTQPDGDKQPVAVRNWTRVVYGQAVPAELVALARQNGVSVVRALPEGVQAVPDDMGGIVDAARKVAEDAKLGLEPRLDLSEMRAEGAPIKGSGGTSSGPVSFLMEIFDNVLEWANRGAEDAGPINTLRYVYAPVLRVVRQGGTRRGAGMATISIAHPDVLDFLTAKDLDREASEGDISTFNISILVTGKFWDTLQAGGVWPMNAQEVPGKYYLAPQEGGFDGQCPELPQRAEDGARGVPVYAVGKGKSAGSGIPAAWLWDQIAQHAWSTGEPGLIFNDRVNEFSALKNLGERYEIRSTNPCGEIPLTVGEPCDLGAINLAAYVDNSTFDYATFRADVRTCVRFLDDVLDVNVFALEDNRVASQDLRRLGLGVMGLADALIKLGLRYDNEAGRETIMDIMSALREEAIAESERLGQERGVYPVYTRNADRMPHAPRRNVAVLTVAPTGTTSMLMGVSSGIEPVFSPFIWRKIGSEYRALLAPLFVELLETYPAPTGIQKDGGWDWDKVTEAVSENHGSVVGLPFIPDALQQVFVCAHDIAPQDHVRMQGTVQRAFDAEGFAGNSLSKTINLPNSATVQDVQDAYSEAYRTGCKGITVYRDGSRQFQVLSTSKKKEKKEGDAPAQAAAEVMGEEAPAQPVTAQPAAAPAPARPQTPSKPQYERPARLSGITDMVKLTDPTSGHRRSFLVTVNHLNGKPVEVMVISGRAGDEANADSEALGRVVSIALQHGVPAQALIKTMRGINGGLYGSYNGRLVGSKADLIAVALETFQKDMAAGQIAAQEAAGLPPLAGGSGVGAAGVSVEGMDGASRERCPVCEERAVIREEGCLKCQACGYSKCG is encoded by the coding sequence ATGACCACCCTTCCCGCCCAGCCGCTGACCACCTTCGACGACAATGCCCAGCACATCGCCCGGCGGCAGTACCTGCAACCCGGTGACGGCGATATCGGCGGCATGTTCCGGCGGATCGCGAACTGGGTGGCCGGGGCGGAAGTTCCAGAGGCGCGCCTCTCGTGGGCGCAGAAGTACTACGATCTGATGGCGGGCAAGAAGTTCTGCCCCGGCGGCCGCGTGCTGGCCGGAGCGGGCACACAGCACGGCAACGTGCTGAACTGCTTTGTGCAGGGCGCAACCGAGCATGACCCGGCCAGTTTCGAGGGCGTGATGGAAGTCGCCAAAAAGCTGGCCCTGGTGACCAAGGTGGGCGGCGGCAACGGCGTGAACCTGGACGTGTACCGCCCCCGCGCCCAGGGCAGCCGTCCCGACGCGGGCGTGCGCGGCTGGGTCTACATGAGTGCGGCGCACCCAGACGTGACCGACTTTACCCTGGGCCTGATGCGCCCGCCCACCCAGCCTGACGGCGACAAGCAGCCGGTGGCGGTGCGCAACTGGACGCGCGTGGTTTATGGTCAGGCCGTGCCCGCCGAACTGGTGGCGCTGGCCCGGCAGAACGGCGTGTCTGTCGTGCGTGCCCTGCCCGAGGGGGTGCAGGCTGTGCCTGACGATATGGGCGGCATCGTGGACGCGGCCCGCAAGGTGGCCGAGGACGCCAAACTGGGGCTGGAACCCCGCCTTGACCTCTCGGAAATGCGGGCCGAGGGTGCGCCGATCAAGGGTTCAGGCGGCACCAGCAGCGGCCCGGTCAGCTTCTTGATGGAGATTTTCGACAACGTTCTGGAATGGGCCAACCGGGGCGCGGAGGACGCGGGGCCGATCAACACGCTGCGGTACGTGTACGCGCCCGTCTTGCGGGTGGTCAGGCAGGGCGGCACGCGCAGGGGCGCAGGCATGGCGACCATCTCCATCGCGCACCCCGACGTGCTGGATTTCCTGACCGCCAAGGATCTGGACCGCGAGGCGTCCGAGGGAGATATCTCGACCTTCAACATCTCCATCCTGGTCACCGGGAAGTTCTGGGACACGCTTCAGGCCGGTGGCGTGTGGCCCATGAACGCGCAGGAGGTGCCGGGCAAGTACTACCTTGCGCCCCAGGAGGGGGGCTTTGACGGCCAGTGCCCCGAACTGCCCCAGCGCGCCGAGGACGGAGCGCGTGGTGTGCCGGTCTACGCAGTCGGCAAAGGCAAGAGCGCCGGGAGCGGCATTCCCGCCGCGTGGCTGTGGGATCAGATCGCGCAGCACGCCTGGAGCACGGGGGAGCCGGGATTGATCTTCAATGACCGCGTGAACGAATTCAGCGCCCTCAAGAACTTGGGCGAGCGCTACGAGATTCGCAGCACCAATCCCTGCGGCGAGATCCCGTTGACGGTGGGCGAACCCTGCGATCTGGGTGCGATCAACCTCGCCGCCTACGTGGACAACAGCACCTTCGACTACGCCACCTTCCGCGCCGATGTCCGCACCTGCGTGCGCTTTCTGGACGACGTGCTGGACGTGAACGTGTTCGCGCTGGAGGACAACCGCGTCGCCAGCCAGGATTTGCGCCGTCTCGGATTAGGCGTGATGGGGCTGGCCGACGCTCTAATCAAGCTGGGCCTGCGCTACGACAACGAGGCGGGCCGCGAGACCATCATGGACATCATGTCGGCGCTGCGCGAGGAAGCGATTGCCGAGAGCGAGCGCCTGGGCCAGGAGCGCGGCGTCTACCCGGTCTACACCCGCAACGCGGACAGGATGCCCCACGCGCCCCGGCGCAACGTGGCGGTGCTGACCGTGGCCCCCACCGGCACCACCTCCATGCTGATGGGCGTTAGCTCCGGCATCGAACCCGTGTTCTCGCCGTTCATCTGGCGCAAGATCGGCAGCGAGTACCGGGCGCTGCTGGCCCCCCTCTTCGTGGAGCTGCTGGAAACCTACCCCGCGCCCACCGGCATCCAGAAGGACGGCGGCTGGGACTGGGACAAGGTCACTGAAGCCGTCAGCGAGAACCACGGCAGCGTGGTGGGCCTGCCGTTTATTCCCGATGCCTTGCAGCAGGTGTTCGTGTGCGCCCACGACATCGCGCCGCAGGATCATGTGCGGATGCAGGGCACGGTGCAGCGGGCCTTCGACGCCGAGGGCTTCGCGGGCAACAGCCTGTCCAAGACCATCAACCTGCCCAACAGCGCCACCGTACAGGACGTGCAGGACGCCTACAGCGAGGCGTACCGCACCGGCTGTAAGGGCATCACGGTCTACCGCGACGGCTCGCGCCAGTTTCAGGTGCTGAGCACCAGCAAGAAAAAGGAGAAGAAGGAAGGTGATGCCCCCGCGCAGGCCGCCGCCGAGGTGATGGGCGAAGAGGCTCCGGCGCAGCCTGTGACGGCCCAACCTGCCGCCGCCCCCGCTCCTGCCCGTCCGCAGACCCCCAGCAAGCCGCAGTACGAGCGCCCCGCCCGCCTCTCGGGCATCACCGACATGGTCAAGCTGACCGATCCCACCAGCGGGCACCGCCGCTCGTTCCTGGTCACGGTCAACCACCTGAACGGCAAGCCGGTGGAGGTCATGGTCATCAGCGGGCGCGCGGGCGACGAGGCCAACGCCGACAGCGAGGCGCTGGGGCGCGTGGTGTCCATCGCGTTGCAGCACGGCGTTCCCGCCCAGGCGTTGATCAAGACCATGCGCGGCATCAACGGCGGGCTGTACGGCAGCTACAACGGGCGCTTGGTGGGCAGCAAGGCAGACCTGATCGCCGTGGCGCTGGAAACCTTCCAGAAGGACATGGCCGCCGGGCAGATCGCCGCGCAGGAAGCGGCGGGCCTGCCTCCCCTGGCCGGAGGCAGCGGCGTCGGCGCGGCTGGGGTCAGTGTGGAGGGCATGGACGGCGCATCCCGCGAACGTTGCCCCGTCTGCGAGGAACGGGCCGTGATTCGCGAAGAGGGCTGCCTGAAGTGCCAGGCTTGTGGTTACAGCAAGTGCGGGTGA
- a CDS encoding DUF1802 family protein — protein MTLSRPPALSALKEWDAQCQLLTLGRVSLLLRKGGILETHDGFEVEHRRFLLYPTFLHQNPQELQPQYQPLLRPDPAPGQIVLPALAEVVAVHKVESLEAALRLEPLQALTAGAIERRFHYRNRPWIHALLLRVRPLVTPLTLEETPDLLGCVSWVPLGDAAAQAGVAAVGEAGLHDRQDELERLLTA, from the coding sequence ATGACCCTGTCCCGCCCGCCTGCCCTCAGTGCCCTCAAGGAATGGGACGCCCAGTGCCAGCTGCTGACCCTGGGCCGCGTGTCGCTGCTGCTCCGCAAGGGCGGCATCCTGGAAACGCACGACGGCTTCGAGGTCGAACACCGCCGCTTCCTGCTGTACCCCACCTTCCTGCACCAGAACCCGCAGGAATTGCAGCCCCAGTACCAGCCCTTGCTGCGTCCTGACCCTGCCCCTGGCCAGATCGTGCTTCCGGCCCTGGCGGAGGTGGTGGCTGTTCATAAAGTCGAGTCCCTGGAGGCGGCCCTGCGGCTGGAACCCCTGCAGGCGTTGACTGCCGGGGCCATCGAACGCCGCTTCCACTACCGCAACCGTCCCTGGATTCACGCGCTGCTGCTGCGGGTGCGCCCGCTGGTCACGCCGCTGACCCTGGAAGAAACGCCGGACCTGCTGGGGTGCGTCAGCTGGGTGCCGCTGGGGGACGCGGCGGCGCAGGCGGGGGTGGCGGCCGTCGGTGAAGCCGGGCTGCATGACCGTCAGGACGAACTGGAACGTCTGCTCACGGCCTGA
- a CDS encoding PHP-associated domain-containing protein: protein MQNNLVFRAGVQVMRVDLHVHTEVSHDCRTPLRDIPAWMLRTNTRVIAVTDHDQARGGPELARIVADLGLQDRLSIIPGEEVTTTEGELNALFLQERIPKGLTPEETVREIKAQGGLVMLQHGFDPLKRYRLRPEATRRIAADIDVVEVFNSRLSRHHWNGVALAWAQERGLPVCAGSDAHTLRDIGEAWVETPFRTVRTPAELLAALRDGVVGGHWTHPVYAYGRKQWRTLNGRFRRPR from the coding sequence ATGCAGAACAACCTGGTCTTTCGCGCGGGCGTGCAGGTGATGCGGGTGGACTTGCACGTCCACACCGAGGTCAGCCACGACTGCCGCACGCCGCTGCGCGACATTCCGGCGTGGATGCTGCGAACGAATACCCGCGTGATTGCCGTCACCGATCACGATCAGGCGCGCGGCGGCCCCGAACTGGCCCGCATCGTGGCCGATCTGGGCCTGCAAGACCGCCTGAGCATCATCCCCGGCGAGGAAGTCACCACCACCGAGGGCGAACTGAACGCCCTGTTCCTGCAAGAGCGCATCCCAAAGGGCCTGACCCCCGAAGAGACCGTGCGTGAAATCAAGGCCCAGGGCGGGCTGGTGATGCTCCAGCACGGCTTCGATCCCCTCAAACGCTACCGCCTGCGCCCCGAGGCCACCCGGCGCATTGCCGCCGACATCGACGTCGTGGAGGTCTTCAACTCGCGCCTGTCGCGGCACCACTGGAACGGGGTGGCGCTGGCCTGGGCGCAGGAGCGCGGTCTGCCGGTCTGCGCGGGCAGCGACGCCCACACCCTGCGCGACATCGGCGAGGCCTGGGTGGAAACGCCCTTCCGCACGGTTCGCACGCCCGCCGAGTTGCTAGCGGCGCTGCGCGACGGCGTCGTGGGCGGCCACTGGACGCACCCGGTCTACGCCTACGGGCGCAAGCAGTGGCGCACCCTGAACGGCCGGTTCCGGCGCCCCCGCTAA